In a single window of the Saccharothrix australiensis genome:
- a CDS encoding aldo/keto reductase, with product MEQRYLGHSGLRVSRMGLGTMTWGRDTDADEAAAQLLAFTEAGGTFVDTADVYVEGESERILGGLLGEVVPRDQVVVATKAVARRNDGPFGGGASRGALLSALDGSLRRLGVEHIDLWQLHAWDAAVPLEETLSALDAAVASGKVRYVGVSNYSGWQLGTAAALPGHVRIVSTQVEYSLLERGVEREVAPAAAHHGIGLLSWAPLGRGVLTGKYRNGTPSDSRGASAHFAGYVEQHRTERAARIVQAVATAADGLGTSPLSVALAWVRDRPGVVAPIVGARDTGQLLGSLAAEALTLPPAIRAALDDVSAVEFGYPERRLG from the coding sequence GTGGAACAGCGATACCTCGGCCACAGCGGACTGCGGGTGTCCCGGATGGGCCTGGGCACGATGACCTGGGGCCGGGACACCGACGCGGACGAGGCCGCGGCGCAACTGCTGGCGTTCACCGAGGCGGGCGGCACGTTCGTCGACACCGCCGACGTGTACGTGGAGGGCGAGAGCGAGCGCATCCTGGGCGGCCTGCTGGGCGAGGTGGTGCCGCGCGACCAGGTCGTGGTCGCGACGAAGGCGGTGGCGCGGCGCAACGACGGCCCGTTCGGCGGCGGCGCGTCGCGGGGCGCGCTGCTGTCCGCGCTGGACGGCTCGCTGCGGCGGCTGGGCGTGGAGCACATCGACCTGTGGCAGCTGCACGCGTGGGACGCGGCGGTGCCGCTGGAGGAGACGCTGTCCGCGCTGGACGCCGCCGTGGCGTCGGGCAAGGTCCGCTACGTCGGGGTGTCGAACTACTCGGGCTGGCAGCTCGGCACGGCCGCCGCGCTGCCCGGCCACGTCCGGATCGTGTCGACGCAGGTGGAGTACTCGCTGCTGGAGCGCGGCGTGGAGCGGGAGGTCGCGCCCGCCGCGGCGCACCACGGGATCGGGCTGCTGTCGTGGGCGCCGCTGGGTCGCGGCGTGCTGACCGGCAAGTACCGCAACGGCACGCCGTCGGACTCGCGGGGCGCGTCGGCGCACTTCGCGGGCTACGTGGAGCAGCACCGCACGGAGCGGGCGGCGCGGATCGTGCAGGCCGTGGCGACGGCGGCGGACGGGCTGGGCACGTCGCCGCTGTCGGTGGCGCTGGCGTGGGTGCGCGACCGGCCGGGCGTGGTCGCGCCGATCGTGGGCGCGCGGGACACCGGTCAGCTGCTGGGCTCGCTGGCCGCCGAGGCCCTGACCCTGCCGCCGGCGATCAGGGCCGCGCTGGACGACGTGAGCGCGGTCGAGTTCGGCTACCCCGAGCGCCGGCTGGGCTGA